A portion of the Acanthopagrus latus isolate v.2019 chromosome 21, fAcaLat1.1, whole genome shotgun sequence genome contains these proteins:
- the LOC119011041 gene encoding alpha/beta hydrolase domain-containing protein 17A-like isoform X1, whose translation MNGLSIRELCCLFCCPPCPSRIAAKLAFLPPEPTYALLPDPDPGSGAGTAAGSTSGASVPSIGAPGLRSRLGTSSGSDRGGAGGGGGGGGGGGGGAGGGGGGGAGAGSTSTTSGAEGRWKLHLTERAEFQYSQRELDVTDVFLTRSSRGNRVGCMYIRCAPNARFTVLFSHGNAVDLGQMSSFYIGLGTRINCNIFSYDYSGYGVSTGKPSEKNLYADIDAAWHALRSRYGISPENIILYGQSIGTVPTVDLASRFECAAVVLHSPLTSGMRVAFPDTKKTYCFDAFPNIEKVSKIPSPVLIIHGTEDEVIDFSHGLALFERCPKAVEPLWVEGAGHNDIELYSQYLERLRRFINQDLAAQHA comes from the exons ATGAACGGTCTGTCCATACGAGAGCTATGCTGCCTGTTCTGCTGCCCCCCATGCCCCAGCCGCATTGCAGCCAAACTGGCTTTCCTCCCTCCAGAGCCCACCTACGCCCTTTTACCTGACCCAGATCCAGGTTCTGGAGCTGGAACTGCCGCTGGATCCACCTCTGGGGCTTCTGTGCCTTCTATCGGAGCCCCAGGACTGCGTTCCCGGCTCGGCACTAGTAGTGGAAGTGACcgaggaggtgcaggaggaggaggagggggcggtggaggcggcggtggcggcgctggtggaggtggaggaggcggagcaGGCGCTGGTAGCACTAGCACCACTTCTGGGGCTGAAGGCAGGTGGAAGCTTCATCTCACAGAGAGAGCGGAGTTCCAGTATTCTCAGCGAGAGCTGGATGTGACGGATGTGTTCCTGACCAGATCTAGCCGAGGGAACAGGGTGGGATGCATGTACATTCGCTGCGCCCCCAATgccag GTTCACGGTGTTGTTTTCCCATGGCAATGCAGTAGACCTGGGCCAGATGAGCAGCTTCTATATCGGCTTAGGCACACGCATCAACTGCAACATCTTTTCCTATGATTACTCAGGCTACGGTGTTAGCACCGGCAAGCCCTCCGAGAAGAACCTTTATGCTGACATTGATGCTGCCTGGCACGCCCTGCGCTCCCG GTATGGCATCAGCCCCGAGAATATCATCCTGTACGGCCAGAGCATCGGCACAGTGCCCACTGTGGACTTGGCATCACGGTTCGAGTGCGCTGCTGTGgtcctccactctcctctcacctctggAATGAGAGTGGCCTTCCCCGACACCAAGAAAACATACTGCTTTGATGCCTTCCCTAA caTAGAGAAAGTGTCAAAGATCCCGTCTCCAGTGCTCATCATCCACGGTACAGAGGACGAGGTGATCGACTTCTCTCACGGCCTCGCCCTGTTCGAGCGCTGCCCCAAGGCCGTGGAGCCCCTCTGGGTGGAGGGAGCCGGTCACAACGACATTGAGCTTTACAGTCAGTACCTGGAGAGGCTACGGCGCTTCATCAACCAGGACCTGGCTGCACAGCACGcctga
- the LOC119011041 gene encoding alpha/beta hydrolase domain-containing protein 17A-like isoform X2, giving the protein MNGLSIRELCCLFCCPPCPSRIAAKLAFLPPEPTYALLPDPDPGSGAGTAAGSTSGASVPSIGAPGLRSRLGTSSGGGGAGAGSTSTTSGAEGRWKLHLTERAEFQYSQRELDVTDVFLTRSSRGNRVGCMYIRCAPNARFTVLFSHGNAVDLGQMSSFYIGLGTRINCNIFSYDYSGYGVSTGKPSEKNLYADIDAAWHALRSRYGISPENIILYGQSIGTVPTVDLASRFECAAVVLHSPLTSGMRVAFPDTKKTYCFDAFPNIEKVSKIPSPVLIIHGTEDEVIDFSHGLALFERCPKAVEPLWVEGAGHNDIELYSQYLERLRRFINQDLAAQHA; this is encoded by the exons ATGAACGGTCTGTCCATACGAGAGCTATGCTGCCTGTTCTGCTGCCCCCCATGCCCCAGCCGCATTGCAGCCAAACTGGCTTTCCTCCCTCCAGAGCCCACCTACGCCCTTTTACCTGACCCAGATCCAGGTTCTGGAGCTGGAACTGCCGCTGGATCCACCTCTGGGGCTTCTGTGCCTTCTATCGGAGCCCCAGGACTGCGTTCCCGGCTCGGCACTAGTA gtggaggaggcggagcaGGCGCTGGTAGCACTAGCACCACTTCTGGGGCTGAAGGCAGGTGGAAGCTTCATCTCACAGAGAGAGCGGAGTTCCAGTATTCTCAGCGAGAGCTGGATGTGACGGATGTGTTCCTGACCAGATCTAGCCGAGGGAACAGGGTGGGATGCATGTACATTCGCTGCGCCCCCAATgccag GTTCACGGTGTTGTTTTCCCATGGCAATGCAGTAGACCTGGGCCAGATGAGCAGCTTCTATATCGGCTTAGGCACACGCATCAACTGCAACATCTTTTCCTATGATTACTCAGGCTACGGTGTTAGCACCGGCAAGCCCTCCGAGAAGAACCTTTATGCTGACATTGATGCTGCCTGGCACGCCCTGCGCTCCCG GTATGGCATCAGCCCCGAGAATATCATCCTGTACGGCCAGAGCATCGGCACAGTGCCCACTGTGGACTTGGCATCACGGTTCGAGTGCGCTGCTGTGgtcctccactctcctctcacctctggAATGAGAGTGGCCTTCCCCGACACCAAGAAAACATACTGCTTTGATGCCTTCCCTAA caTAGAGAAAGTGTCAAAGATCCCGTCTCCAGTGCTCATCATCCACGGTACAGAGGACGAGGTGATCGACTTCTCTCACGGCCTCGCCCTGTTCGAGCGCTGCCCCAAGGCCGTGGAGCCCCTCTGGGTGGAGGGAGCCGGTCACAACGACATTGAGCTTTACAGTCAGTACCTGGAGAGGCTACGGCGCTTCATCAACCAGGACCTGGCTGCACAGCACGcctga